Proteins from one Mycobacterium adipatum genomic window:
- a CDS encoding TetR family transcriptional regulator, which yields MAVGVRERARLALRTEIAQAMSDLFAARGFDAVTVEEAAGQVGISRATFFRYFGSKEDAVLAAVEASSIDYAAHLQSLPPLDGETPWQLLLRAFKDAIAEQGEHSDLERSRALMINSTVSLRTRMAQRRFALEDALTPVLAGRMDAPEAARAVVTTALAGLDLAWRRWAAGDEPTVARSLDRVFEHLDTANSPLTIAPRT from the coding sequence ATGGCGGTAGGAGTACGTGAGCGGGCACGACTCGCATTGCGCACCGAGATCGCCCAGGCCATGAGCGATCTGTTCGCCGCGCGCGGCTTCGACGCGGTGACCGTTGAGGAGGCCGCCGGCCAGGTCGGCATCTCGCGGGCCACGTTCTTCCGGTACTTCGGGTCCAAGGAAGACGCCGTTCTGGCCGCCGTCGAGGCATCGTCGATCGACTATGCGGCACACCTGCAGAGCCTGCCCCCACTCGATGGCGAAACCCCCTGGCAGCTGTTGCTGCGCGCCTTCAAGGACGCCATCGCCGAGCAGGGCGAACACTCCGACCTGGAACGCTCCCGCGCGCTGATGATCAACTCCACCGTGTCGCTGCGCACCCGGATGGCGCAGCGGCGTTTCGCTCTCGAGGATGCGCTGACCCCGGTTCTGGCGGGACGCATGGACGCACCGGAGGCCGCCCGCGCGGTCGTCACCACCGCGCTTGCCGGGCTCGATCTCGCGTGGCGGCGCTGGGCCGCCGGCGACGAGCCGACTGTCGCCCGCTCGCTGGATCGCGTCTTCGAGCACCTTGACACGGCGAATTCGCCTTTGACGATCGCACCGCGCACCTAG
- a CDS encoding fused (3R)-hydroxyacyl-ACP dehydratase subunits HadA/HadB yields MTAAAETSTLEDRVGHWYQMEDTYLVGREKIREFARAVQDKHPAHWNIAAAQKLGYTGLVAPLTFTSAPAMACNQRMFEQVVVGYDMYLQTEEVFEQHRPIVEGDELTIDVELTSVRRIAGRDLITVTNTFTDTAGEVVHTLHTTVVGVGSDDVDPAIRPAVAGVMMHGINMLGAEDTGTGYQKTVRPEVAQRIADAGATRTPASPSFDGLNVGDELPVHHTRLSRGDLVNYAGVAGDANPLHWDDNVAKLAGQEDVLAHGMLTMGLGASFGTSWTDDPGSVTRYAVRLSQPAIVPADGGADIEYSGRIKSLDPETRSGVVIVGAKSQGRKIFGLATLTVRFS; encoded by the coding sequence ATGACCGCAGCAGCAGAAACGTCGACACTCGAAGATCGGGTCGGCCACTGGTACCAGATGGAAGACACCTACCTGGTGGGACGCGAGAAGATCCGCGAGTTCGCTCGGGCCGTGCAGGACAAGCACCCCGCCCACTGGAACATCGCTGCCGCGCAGAAGCTCGGCTACACCGGCCTGGTGGCCCCGCTGACGTTCACGTCGGCGCCGGCCATGGCGTGTAACCAGCGGATGTTCGAGCAGGTGGTGGTCGGCTACGACATGTACCTGCAGACCGAAGAGGTCTTCGAGCAGCACCGCCCGATCGTCGAGGGTGACGAACTGACCATCGACGTCGAACTGACCTCGGTGCGCAGGATCGCCGGGCGGGATCTGATCACCGTCACCAACACCTTCACCGACACCGCCGGCGAAGTGGTGCACACCCTGCACACCACCGTCGTCGGCGTCGGCAGTGACGACGTCGACCCGGCGATCCGCCCGGCGGTGGCGGGCGTGATGATGCACGGCATCAACATGCTCGGCGCCGAGGACACCGGCACGGGCTACCAGAAGACGGTCCGGCCGGAGGTGGCCCAGCGCATCGCGGACGCCGGCGCAACGCGCACCCCCGCGTCGCCCTCGTTCGACGGGCTGAACGTCGGAGACGAGCTACCGGTGCACCACACCCGGCTCTCCCGCGGGGATCTGGTGAACTATGCCGGGGTGGCCGGTGATGCCAACCCGCTGCATTGGGACGACAACGTCGCCAAGCTGGCCGGGCAGGAAGACGTCTTGGCGCACGGCATGCTGACGATGGGCCTGGGCGCGAGCTTCGGCACGTCCTGGACCGACGACCCGGGATCGGTGACCCGCTACGCGGTGCGGCTGTCGCAGCCCGCGATCGTTCCCGCCGACGGCGGAGCGGATATCGAGTACAGCGGCCGCATCAAGTCGCTGGATCCCGAGACCCGCTCCGGCGTCGTCATCGTCGGCGCGAAATCGCAGGGCCGCAAGATTTTCGGTCTCGCGACGTTGACCGTCCGGTTCAGCTGA
- a CDS encoding alpha/beta fold hydrolase: protein MLTVDVPAGRISYEDTGGDGPVLVFGHGLLMDGSQWRKVIPQLSGYRCITPTLPMGAHTEPMRPDADLTEQGVAGILADFLDALDLEDVTLVLNDWGGGQFMIADGRDARLGRLVLASCTAFDNYPPKPARPAALLCRLPGGGWVITKLLGTRFFRHSNRAYGALTKYGLPDALFDTWFAPAAENRAVRRDLVKFVTGAPSRRRLLELSERMRGFTRPVLVIWAREDRMMPLAHADRLVELYPDATKVIVEDSWTLIPEDQPEAMVRALREFVGSFGSDPSLGPVATRP, encoded by the coding sequence ATGCTCACCGTCGACGTACCCGCGGGGCGCATCTCCTACGAGGACACCGGCGGCGACGGGCCCGTCCTGGTGTTCGGCCACGGCCTGCTGATGGACGGCAGTCAGTGGCGCAAGGTCATCCCGCAGCTATCCGGATACCGGTGCATCACACCGACATTGCCGATGGGGGCCCACACCGAGCCGATGCGCCCGGACGCCGACCTGACCGAGCAGGGGGTCGCCGGGATTCTGGCCGACTTCCTGGACGCACTCGACCTGGAGGACGTCACCCTGGTACTCAACGACTGGGGCGGCGGTCAATTCATGATCGCCGACGGCAGAGACGCGCGGCTGGGCCGGCTGGTGCTGGCGTCGTGCACCGCGTTCGACAACTACCCACCCAAGCCTGCCCGCCCGGCCGCCCTGCTGTGCCGGCTGCCCGGCGGCGGATGGGTGATCACCAAACTGCTGGGCACCCGGTTCTTTCGGCACAGCAATCGCGCCTACGGGGCGCTGACCAAGTACGGGCTTCCCGATGCCTTGTTCGACACCTGGTTCGCCCCCGCCGCCGAGAATCGTGCGGTGCGTCGCGATCTGGTCAAGTTCGTCACCGGCGCGCCGTCCCGGCGCCGGCTGCTCGAGCTGTCCGAGCGGATGCGCGGCTTCACCCGACCGGTGCTGGTCATCTGGGCACGCGAGGACCGGATGATGCCGTTGGCGCACGCCGACCGGCTGGTCGAGCTGTACCCCGACGCCACCAAGGTGATCGTCGAGGATTCGTGGACGCTGATCCCGGAGGACCAACCGGAGGCCATGGTCCGGGCGCTGCGGGAGTTCGTGGGGTCGTTCGGCAGCGATCCGAGTTTGGGACCGGTAGCCACTCGGCCGTAG
- a CDS encoding TetR/AcrR family transcriptional regulator, with protein sequence MAEPGTRDRILDATAELYRHQGMAATGLKQISAAARAPFGSIYHHFPGGKEAITAEVIRCEGVRYGAFVGAQLAGTDPATGIPQLFENAGALMASQDYREACSIETIALEVASTNEALRQESAAVFESWLAGLAAWFGQLDITEEQCRQLAVITLTALEGAFVLCRTLRSVEPIVIAGRGVQAAVSAIIADGAATG encoded by the coding sequence ATGGCGGAGCCCGGCACCCGGGATCGGATCCTGGACGCGACGGCCGAGCTCTACCGGCATCAGGGGATGGCGGCCACCGGCCTCAAACAGATCTCCGCGGCGGCCAGGGCGCCCTTCGGGTCGATCTATCACCACTTCCCCGGGGGCAAGGAAGCGATCACCGCCGAGGTGATCCGATGCGAAGGGGTCCGGTACGGCGCGTTTGTGGGAGCGCAGTTGGCCGGCACCGACCCCGCCACCGGCATCCCGCAACTCTTCGAGAATGCCGGCGCGCTGATGGCGTCGCAGGACTATCGCGAGGCCTGCTCGATCGAGACCATCGCCCTGGAAGTGGCCAGCACGAATGAGGCGCTGCGCCAGGAATCCGCGGCGGTCTTTGAAAGTTGGCTGGCCGGGCTCGCGGCATGGTTCGGGCAGCTCGACATCACCGAGGAACAGTGCCGGCAGCTCGCCGTGATCACCCTGACCGCGCTGGAAGGGGCCTTCGTGCTGTGTCGCACGCTGCGCTCGGTGGAACCGATCGTGATCGCCGGACGCGGCGTGCAGGCCGCCGTGTCGGCGATCATCGCCGATGGCGCCGCCACGGGGTAG